The following coding sequences lie in one Mycobacterium sp. Z3061 genomic window:
- the hemC gene encoding hydroxymethylbilane synthase: MIRIGTRGSLLATTQAATVRDALIANGHPAELVTISTVGDRSSAPIEELGVGVFTTAIREAMAQGRVDAAVHSHKDLPTAVDPRFTIAAIPRRNDPRDALVARDGLVLGELPAGSLVGTSSPRRAAQLRALGLGLEIRPLRGNLDTRLNRVSSGDLDAVVVARAGLARLGRLDDVTETLEPVQMLPAPAQGALAVECRADDSRLAAVLAELDDADTRAAVTAERALLAELEAGCSAPVGAIAEVVESIDEEGRVFEELSLRGCVAALDGSDVIRASGIGTSDRARELGLSVAAELFELGAAELIWGAREDPVRGS, encoded by the coding sequence GTGATCCGGATAGGCACTCGGGGCAGTCTGCTGGCCACCACTCAGGCCGCGACCGTCAGGGACGCGCTGATCGCCAACGGCCATCCCGCCGAGTTGGTGACGATCAGCACGGTGGGCGACCGGTCCTCGGCCCCGATCGAAGAACTCGGGGTGGGCGTCTTCACCACCGCGATCCGGGAGGCGATGGCCCAGGGCCGCGTCGACGCGGCTGTGCACTCGCACAAGGATTTGCCGACCGCGGTCGACCCCCGGTTCACCATTGCGGCCATACCGCGACGCAACGACCCCCGCGACGCGCTGGTCGCCCGCGACGGGTTGGTGCTCGGGGAGTTGCCGGCCGGTTCGCTGGTGGGAACCTCCTCGCCGCGGCGGGCCGCTCAGCTTAGAGCATTGGGTCTCGGTTTGGAAATCCGCCCCCTACGAGGCAACCTAGATACCAGGTTGAACAGGGTGAGCAGTGGTGATCTTGACGCCGTGGTGGTGGCCCGGGCCGGGTTGGCCCGACTGGGTCGGCTCGACGACGTCACCGAGACGCTAGAGCCGGTGCAGATGTTGCCAGCACCTGCTCAGGGCGCTCTCGCCGTCGAATGCCGGGCCGACGACAGTCGTCTGGCGGCGGTGTTGGCGGAACTGGACGACGCCGACACACGTGCGGCGGTCACCGCGGAGCGTGCTCTGCTCGCCGAACTGGAGGCCGGCTGTTCGGCACCGGTGGGCGCGATCGCGGAAGTGGTCGAGTCCATCGATGAGGAGGGGCGGGTCTTCGAAGAGCTGTCGTTGCGCGGCTGCGTGGCGGCACTCGACGGATCCGACGTGATCCGCGCGTCCGGGATCGGCACCTCCGATCGGGCACGGGAGTTGGGCCTCTCGGTTGCCGCGGAGTTGTTCGAACTGGGCGCCGCAGAGTTGATATGGGGAGCGCGGGAAGACCCCGTTCGAGGAAGTTGA